Part of the Nicotiana sylvestris chromosome 2, ASM39365v2, whole genome shotgun sequence genome, gctgagacggccgttgctagtcggtttacctgcaaataagcaatacaagcgtatattatgcgtaaatttaaacatgatgcaagttcacgttggaccatgaatgttgtctttagacggttaggatgacgtccttggaccatgatgtcctgggccatgaagcgtataataaaggattcacgggccatgaaatgatgctctctgGCTATgaaaatgatgcctccgaaccatgatgtctttgaataatgatatgcaaaagattaaaatggatcctcgggccatggcgtggtgttctcgggctatgcaaatggtgacTCTGAACAATGATGCCCTCGGATAATTTGGCGATGTTTaagcccatgaaatgcagtagggtggcgatctttcagccaatgaaatgcaataagtggcgatctttcagctaatgaaatgcaatgagtggtgatctttcagccgatgcaagatgaagtggcgatctttgagccgatgcaaggtgtaaatgaagtggcgatctttcagccgatgcaaggtgaAAATGAAGCGACGATATTTCAGCCAtacggatggaggtagagcttaacctcagaaggcagaatggtagccctatgcaatgcagagaatgtagatggagacagagcttagtcttggaaggcagaatggtagccttatgcaatgcagagaatgcagatggagacagagcttagtcttggaaggcagaatggtagccttatgcgatgcagagaATGCatgtggagacagagcttagtctcggaaggcagaatggtagccttatgtgatgtagagaatgcagatggagacagagcttagtcccgGAAGGTagaataatagccttatgcaatgcaaagaatgcagatggaggtagagcttaacctcggaaggcagaatggtagccttatgtaggaagtaaaaatggcaaattgcaatagagttttcttagctgatagcggattgcggtatcgtgattgctggggatattgtgcctgccgGGGACACTATTGTGTGGGTAGCAGTTGTGAATTCCTGATTagtatgagtgtatagtatattcgatgattttccaactcaggtgcctgcatccaaagaaaatcgtgagttttgtaaaggggaaaagttagttcgtatcctcgctgactttgcttgacctgctcggctttgatctggtgatactgcctGTATTATTGCAGTAACGTTGCTAAACAGAGCGATTTCAGAAATACATATGCATGATTTTAGAAAAAATATAAATGCATAATTAATGATAATTtcttttagatgaaccaacgacacGCGACGTGGTCCAAGACATTGCATCCTTTCTtgttatggaattttgagggtcctcctcaaaattctgccccagtttactgggttacTGCTTCTGATGGCTGCTCGCGGCGAATGGCTAAAATCACTTCAGAATtctgagggtcctcctcaaaattctgccccagtttccaatagcggggggaatCAGGTCatgcgtagttcaaattacatcatataaggattACCCATAGTATcacttgactgcgtctgaattgatcagcttttggccaaacttctctgtccatttctgcaagtatgagggctcctcctgtcaggacccggtgaaccatgtatggaccctgccagttgggagagaatttccctttggattGGTCCATACATGGTgatcttgttgcattaagctcgttcggaggcacctttatcatatctgcatatatctgacagcggtggaacttccggacatactggatgcagtccatttccatagtcatccaaaaataaccagctcggagtatcttcttggctaagacaaaaccattcatatgtggcccgTAGGTtccagcatggatttcttctagtaatttagatgcttcttttgcatcaacacaccttagtaatccctcATCAGGAGTCCTcatgtacaggattcctccgctgtggaagaaattgttggataatctTCAAAGTGTATGCTTTTGAATAGGGTTTGCAAACTCTGagtattctcctttcgccaaatattccttgatgtcatgaaaccaaggtttttcatccatttcttcctcgacgtgagcacagtaagctggctgatcgtaGATCTTTACTAGAATagggtcaatgaaattcttatatggatgctgtatcatggatgatagggtagccaatgcatcgacaaactcattttggattctgggaacatgctggaactctgtctttgtgaacctctttctcaactcctgtacatgatgcagataagggagtatcttggagttcttggttgcccattcttctcggacctgatgtataagcaagtctgaatccccgatcattAACAACtattggatgttcatgtcaatggccatattgagtcccaagatgcaggtctcgtactcagccatgttgttggtgcaaagGTATCTGAGTTTGATAGACATTGGATAATGATGACCGGTTTCTaacactaggactgctcctatgccaactcctttgaaatttgctgctccatcgaaaaacattctccaaccatcatagtattctgcaatgtcttctcctatgaatgatatctcTTAATCAGGAAAATATTTCTTTAAggattcgtattctccatccacgggattgtcggcaagatgatctgcctaagcctgtcccttgatcgctttctgagtcacgtagacaatgtcgaattcactcagcaggattttgccacttggctagcttgccagtgtgCATGgtcttctaaaagatgtacttcaacggatccatccttgatatgagatacgtagtataggcacagaaataatgccttaacttctgagctacccaagtcagagcacaacaggtgcgttctagcagagaataccgggcctcgtatggggtgaacttcttgctaagatagtagctggcctgctccttcctccccgtttcatcatgttacCCGAGAACACAACCCAACACTCCATCtagcactgcaaggtagagtaataggggtctacctggctcgggtaGGACCAAAACTGGCgatgtggacaggtactccttgattctatcgaaggccCTCTGGCAgacatcagtccatttggtagcggcgtccttcttcaacatcttaaagattggctcacagacgacagtagattgagctatgaaccggctgatgtagttgagtctccccaataagctcattacgtccttcttgttctttggcggtggcagtccTTGAATAGCTTTGagctttgatggatccagttctatccctcggcgacttataataaacccaagtagttttccggcaggaaccccaaatacaCATTtcacgggattcagtttcaggttgtaccttctcaatctgttgaagaacttcctcaagtcttccatgtgatcagtggctttattggactttatgatgacatcatctacatacacctcaatctccttgtgtatcatatcatggaaaatagtagtcatggacctcatgtagctggcccctgcattctttaacccgaacaaTATCATCTTttagcagtacattccccacgacataatgaaagtcattttctcagtgtcttctttatccatccagatctgatgatacccagcaaagcAATCCACGAATGACTGCAACTCGTGCTTAGCGgaattgtcaattaggatgtgtatgtttggcaagggaaagtcgtcttttggactgaccggttgagatcccggttgTCGACACAGaccctgaccttcccgtccttcttcggtactggcacgatgttggctaaccgtgtcggatattctactaccctgagaaccttagatttgacttgcttagtgacttcttccttgattttcaaacttatgtcaggcttgaactttctgagcttctgctttatcGGTGGACATGTCAGATCGGTTGGCattttgtgagccacaatagatgtactcagaccagtcatgtcatcgtacgaccaagcgaatatgtcttcatattcccttagaaattttgtgtattccttcttttctaatgccaataagtggacactgattcttgtttctttgacgttctctgcatctcccaggttaacaacctcggtctcatccaggttggacttaggtctgttctcaaaattttcaacttctttaacaatctcttctgctatgttatcttcctctgaatctatgtccgtttgttgcgtcgtgtcattgcatgtcacagtcattggttcatcaagataagtaatagtaatgctatatgagcaaagtaatgagagaaaaataataagagtaagatttataggtAAAATTGAAATGCTTTgctaaattccataactgttttgaatattgaagatcttattgcgaaaattcaaaaatgcgaaaggaaaatcaactagcaaaaatgaaagatagtgcatgatgctttgttcagccttgctaccccgaggctttccgagctctggtggttctgatggtccaattattgaggcatgctcctcggcttacaaCTTTTATAGAAGGTCCTTCCTCCCTTTCCTccttgaaaatgacacaacaatccatgtcgtCGTCTTCCACGAATAAATTCCTcattgctgccagtgcttcctcttcttccgacccatatataacatcggcTGACTAGGAAGTCTGTTCCAAATATGGTattggatgctccagtgggtaatAAGGGCCGCGCCATGGTGGCAACCAGTTGTTGAACTCTTTCCTAGTGTACtagtatcccagaccgaaagcgGTGCCATGCTTCTTCAGTTTGATAGGTTTGACGATTCCTttgaggttcttgccaagtcccttgccaggttcatatctgctccagttcaatatgctttcaattttgttgtcccaccatttttCCTTATCAACGGCGTttactcgctcgatgtggtgataggtctcttcgcctatctttcttctacctccgatcgctgggatggtttggcgactgtatatggaatttctaccgtcgccgtgaatgaccacctcttggtgattccactcaaacttcactgcctgatgtagggtcgaTGCTACTGCCCCAGCGACATGAATCCAAGGCCATCCCaaaagcaagttgtaagatgctgacatatctattacttgaaattcgacgTCAAACTAAGTATGCCCCATCTGCAAACACAAGCTAATTTCCCTAATAGTGAACCTTTGGaaaccatcgaaagctttgacattgatggccccatctcTGATCTCATGCAACCTCTTTCCCAATGTCCTGAGTGtcaccaacggacaaatgttgaggctggacccacCATCAATCAAGATTCTTGTtatgaaataatcctcgcattACACAGTGATGTGCcgtgccttgttgtgactcaacccttttggtggcaactcatcttcatgaaatgTGATTtggtgactttccaataccttccctaccatgtttgccatttctcctccagtgatgtttctcggtacatatgcctcactcagcaccttcaacaaggcgttCCAATGTACATCGGAGCATTGCAACAAAGCTAGGATAGAGATCTGtgtcggtgttttgttcaactgatcgatgactgagtactcctttgcttgtatttttctccagagatcatcgggcccagcTTCAGTGATGGTTGGCTGTCCAGAGTCCTGCTTGCTTGATTTAGCCAAATGTTCCAGGGTGTATACTCtatcggttcttgtcataccctatgtcGCGACTGCTTCTCCGgatttggctttccctttccttcttgcctcggctgtgtagtcccaaggtatAGCATTTGTATGGAAGGGCGTTATAGccgacattgctactggaatgggcacctttactctgAATGGAGCCTGTATTTTGGAAGGCAAgaccgcaacttcaaatggttCAAGTACATTTTCCGGGGACCTAAACTCAACCTCGATCAGTGCTAGCATCTTTGTAGAGGATGGTATTTCAAACTCAAGTGTTATGGACATGTTCACCTTAGtgtccccagaaggctgaatctagactacaatcggattaagggtgactgttggtttctttggattgtcgccttctgtgatcaaacctATTGACCCAttggggtcccagtcatcctctatttcaatcatgtgaacgcctccacccatgtggtctggtagagggttattgTGAACATTAGAAGCGGGCTCCTTTTCCATAATAATCTTTTTATCAATTATTgcttggattttatctttcagagaGAAACATTcgtcaatggtatgccctttcatgccggaatggtatgcataagatttattaggattgacccattgggaatgGTTTTCAAGAGTTATAGTGGGgatggggtgacataaccagcagctttaagcctttcgtacagctggtcaattggttcggcaatggcggtatattgtttgGGAGATGTGCGTTCgaaatttggtcggggtctaggaatgTTTTGGCGAGTGgaaggtgattgatagtgagagggttgagtattgtaggcttggtagacatgtgcgggttaggaatatctgggtgaagtaggctgatatgtgggaggtggaggtgattggtaagtaggtggtggagtttggtaagagggcgagggtaTTTGGTAAtatggggtaggttgatatgggagtggaggcatcgggtaggtttggtatttgataggagacTTGGTTCTCCTTGCAACCATCACGGtgctcacgtcccttttcttggtcgtgccaccagactgtagagccttgttggcagcctacaaagcttcaaagtttgtgaccataccacttttgatatcTTTCTCGATCCTCTCACCTAGcgtgatgatgtcggaaaatttatggctttcaatcagcatcaacctttcatagtactgtgggtcttgaacTCAGAcgaaaacctgttcatttgttcttcttctagagTCGGTCttaccttagcagcttctgacctccagcgagtggcatactcgcggaatgtctccgtgggtttcttttttaggttctggatgtagaacacatctggtgcattttctgtgttgaacctaaacctgtcCCTGAAATCGGACGCCTGcttacccaattcgaccacttcttcgtatcttggctaatgtaccaagatagatcATCTCCGTTTGGactcctcatgaagagtttcatgcggatcctttcatccttccctatttcgaccagcttgtcgcagtatgttctcaaatgaacctagatctcctgtaccatcaaacatctcgaacttcggaggtttgtacccctcgggtagttcaacatcgggttgtatgcagagGTCTTCTTAGTTTATCCCCTCAATTCCTTTGTTTCCTTCGATgccctgaattcggctagtcaacttcttaagctcttcagccagactcctgatgagtgagtctttatcattagGCTCGGGTATGCTTGAAATGGGTTGGGCGGAGTGCGACATGGTTTCcatgtagatgggggtgttatgagtgtggaaatggtcatttgtgaagTTTACcagttctgggatgagcagtggagtattgttggaaatatgacaggtgttgcagtggtggtgaagtgcgggatggttttgtggttttgggatattttgtggaggtttAAGGTTCTAAGTGTTAGGAAAATTGACATccgggtggtgagggaaaatgataggctCGCCAAGTTCCGGACGTGatcaagctcttcttggaatttcaatagCTTTTGTTCAAACTAggatgcactttccttaggaaccagagtaccatgagtgacctctacccgttcagttgagttttcctttctggtgttgttcaaatcttccatctttcctttgttcttgtttttgacggggctaggaggaggagtgggtggagggtccTTGGATTTtatggaatatgatgatgatgccagagcacgaactaaccttggggaggggaaaaaaataaaaacaaaaggtaacaagtctgtgaggattatgaaaagaaaTGTTACGATATTTAAACACGTAGTACAAGAATGTAagttgtgtcctaatttgggagcctcattgtgcccgaggtaggcctagcgacaagttgatttggagaacttataatactaaatgcctcatttttaaaaaataagacgaatcccaaaacgacactaaataacataaaataaaaatgtcactaatggccattgaccttattacattcataaaacaaaagggtaaattcctatctatttgatcccagaaggaccttccccagactcagcatgtttggctccatcgaacagcttcaccagctcgcaaagtcccagcaacaggtaggctctggccaaGTGTCCACCTTCATTTCCCTCAACATTTTTGTAGTCCTTGATCCTCTtaagaaacttcctttccagctccactaaacctcgttccaggtatcctaatcgcttgttggcactgacaaccatgtctttccattcttcaatcagtttttggtgggcttcttgaatctaatggtgctcgctttcacattcccgaattcttttgcgcagttggttgtatctgacctgtgcttcagccctttcatcgatgattttGTAACCTCGAACAAACCCAAGTTGGCCCAAATCATTGTTAGTGTTCTCCATCCATCTTGAATAGTATGGGGTACAACcaacatggtatctgtctggctcgatagtatctatccccatgatgatcttgtaatgccacatatgctgagcttggcacttataaggactgtcatcagcttggaagtcagcccagaaatgactcatcttgtcgacctttggtataacctgtttcctaccagcctgtctcataacccggagagggatataagggtaggttcctctccaactgatcagtatcagaaatggcgcgtccctggatcgggcgatgaactcctcagtagggaaccactcgaacatccattatatttgatcctcagtctgattttcaaatagctccacccatcccttggtttcttctggctgagcaaacatgttgggcatgtagttcattcgccttatTGATGGAAGACTATATGATCGTCCCAatctctacgctgaatctcttgcctatattcacccctttggagatgttccatgagccagaattggagtagcaagttgcagccctcgaagtgtgaggctccttgttgacacttttccaaggctcaaTATATCTCTGCGATAATCATGgtcactatgctaaatggttgtccaccaattccctccatcaaagttttggtgaccatggctagcctggtgtggatccttgctttcttcattggaaacactatcattcccaagaagcagaacatgaagacaaagacccttcgatgaatatgccccaacgatgtaagggcgaactcatccggATATGTATGGTAGGATTTGCtatgaccgtacctctcgtacaaataatcaaagggaatgtaggactccttcaaacatgtcaagtctggattcttctttaggcccatcattttgagaaaacctctacccttgcgattttccagCATTAACAAACTgggggtctcccatggtatactaGCCAATCCTCCTATAtcctctagcaagggtgtcatctcaatctctccgaagTGAAACACAGACTTATCCCTATCCTAGAACatagtagcagcttctatgattttgttgttgggttggacctccaggagggaaggtagatttcctaggtatttccggacaagagtctgatcacttgAATGAAGATTCTCCCACCAACTTAGCATCCTTGGGTGGATATTTGTGACTATGCCGATTCtgggggacttcgtgcctcatgtttctgcaagacaaaagggttaggcccttaccctcaCCAGattcgactattaaataccaataattggcataaaagcatttagttctccaaacaaatgcacaaaacatgatagtgtcgtttgggtttttgggaaacccagtggactttggataaggctatcttaaacAGTCATTATggggacaacataactgactcagctaggtttgaccatgatgtatgcacaattaaacagagtaaggtttctatggggtttttagactggtacccttgagcggacaactcaagagagaaaggcacgaaaccgtcgactacaccgttgatcgacggGTTTTAACGTaaatatgcctttgccaaatttaaagggtgataatatcggaagagcgcaaccacttatTATGAGCGTTGCTATGGTACGAGTGGAAGATGATGTTGAAagcatgcttatgcaataattaaaacaagttgtcacataTTTGTACGTTCATAAAgtgataattacaataatttaaaacaacaataaaggagtgcagtaaaggaaagcagtgaaaaaaaacaaaggaaagaaacaagaggcAAGTTAGTTTTTACAGTaaaagagggaattaaatgcttaaagatatcaataaaataaggcacataagaaatgtaaagtcacagtaataatttgaaatagtaaaagcctaaaagtatatccctagcagagtcgccatgctgtcgcgccacCTTTTTCGCGCGAAATCGAGTTtaggacatttgggaggacaactcgttccccttTGGGAATTGGATTTgaattggagagtcgccacctaatgattatagtgcattaggacactacaaagggtttgttttgagtaactagagattgggtaagggcttgaaattatcccaaggggaaggtgttaggcacccctcaggatccaccagtgtggttctcggccaaaCAATTATTGTGACTTTAAGCGCAAACGACAcgtaggcaaataaaacttcaagtaagaggagttttcacataatggttacaaataaacaaagttggGAAGAATTAAAAGAAGGCTGAGAGAaacactttgaaatttcaaagaaacaaagaaacgaaaaaaaaacaaaggaaagggggtcctaggtgtataaataatatggatcaccccacacaatatccggtaatcactccttgaTGAGGGGATACaagtgacattatcgcgtggtcatcatatccatatctaccctttcccaccccgttaagataTTAAACGTGGAATGgttctcgtttacttattgcatgctattacccgccccaatcctatcagtcccggaggtatttgggactactaatcctaaaagggaagggGTATGAGGGTTTTAcggttttaaaaggacaaaattctaaggcgacaatcaaaacatatatataGCAAGCATTGGGAAAACACATAAACAGGTACGGCTCAAATAGACCTCCTTAAACCAAAGAAAAGCATATGATTTAGAATGTCTAGCACATATTAATTAGGGTCTAATTAAAACTTAAGAAGTTgaagcaggctgatttatcacatattttcagataagaagtctgaattacACATGCCTGTTGGTTGTAATTAATAAAGATAGGTACAGTTAAAACTTTTACCCTACTACTTGCCTAAGTGCTaggcgaaacctataggcatgatatctactggtttCAAAAACAAAGAGGTAAACTGATTACAGAAAGGTCGCCAGTTTTAACAGAATAAAACAAGTTCTATGATTAATAACACATCACTATTGACAGATTCAGATTTTGATtagaacccctataggcatgatttttaagTGTTTGTTAATTTAAAACACTAGTATAGAGAAGTGCAGAAACATGTTGTCTAGGTGTTGTATTTTATTACGAACGTGATATCTACTTACACTGATTATTAAGGCCTTTAATTATGTTTGCCTAATGAGAGAGGAGTATGCAAGAATCAgaaaggtcctataggcatattatctacatGCATGTGCATCCTATAGCCATGGTATAtatgcagaaattcttatagaTATGTTATCTAAAGATGAGAATGCAAAAGTTCTTATAGTCCCAGTGTCTATATGCGAATGTagaattctataggcatggtttctatatgtgaGTGCATAGGTTTTGAAAGAAACTCTTATAGGCAAGATGTCTAcatgatatgcagaaattcataaGTAAACTGTAGACAGGATGtaaatgcagaaattaataaacctataggcaagatatctatGTGAATGCAGAAATTAGTAAACCTATAGGCAAAATATCTATGTGAATGCAGAAATTACTAaacctataggcaagttatctatgTGAATGCAGAAATTAGTAaacctataggcaagttatctaccctttgcatacatttattccatccccttttcactagccgtCCCCAATCGTTTATTACAGGTTATTATAGCCCCGgatgaataagaaaagcaaaattacatcaacaattaaagtacaaccaaggggagcctaattcagactccatgtctgaagtatgagatgaaccaacttcaaGAGATCATgaaccaaagcctttctctcatttggatgtgtcagagttccctaagagcctcatagGGACttcgggtagtgctcacacccaaatgtgtaACCAGATTAGGACATAGTGCACtgtggaagggccatccctcaATTGTCCTAGTTcatagggaactcaaggtcccaaggcaaggctcacaagagtgGGGCAGAACCTAGAAGCTAAGAAAGAGTGCGAATGCAAgagtgaaattttgaaaaaaaaaaggaaaagggaagaGGGGAATAACTTGAAATCAGTGCCTATAGGGGTATAGGGGAGTAGGGAATTTGCAAGAACACAAGAAAAGCAGACTGATGGGCATACTcagcaatgggatatgctggcacaccctccagcctgttagAGGTTAAGACCTCATGGATTCAGAACTTAGGTCATGGGGaacaactcatgttgccatgccctaagtcaccacttacaaacacataggggtaatggggtagggagcaaagattcacagtagaaacaggcagtagaacataggcatgttaagttaaatattgaactctACACAAGCAGTAAAGTAACCATGGATATAAAAacttaagtaaacacattggggatgctgaaactaaaattaggacataccagtttcagagaaaacaaacaaagagaaagcagtagtcttgtaaagccaaagtgTAAACGAGCAATCAGAATGCtatgagtttagaagagaattgtgaagtttgaagtgtaaaagtattgaattgaaggTATCCCAAAGTGCAGAAGgatcgtgcccttttatagtgcagaaagcaagtagaaataggtaagaaaatagtttggaaatcaataacacaaggtctccctttaattaagggattctgatttcaaacgggcaaaataattaaggaaGGGGGTCAATCAAAACTTTTCCAGAGCAGTAcaagaggggtaaatacatagagctttatttaaggacaaagtcttaatagtacatggtttgtgcaaataaggaaagaaaatcagttaacAACTAGTAAAAcagaaattgaggatttcgtatgaatgaaccaggtcagaaagatgggaaggatttcgacttaaggtaaatcagtaccaatcaattaaacttattaaaaggaattctgaatcaatcacaagttggaaaaccattttgaagaaagatttctcatatataaaagcacacagacatgttaaacatgaagaaatttgtcatgttattcaatagaagagtctagtgtaggagaatcagaattgtgtgcaaacaaaagaagttcacacttagttcatagacccagaaataagtttgaaagagtcaagggtcctcaaacagaaccctagtttgatcatatgaccaaactcggaggaaacccccaaattctagggtttccgactcgagtcgaatacagagatgaggaggcaa contains:
- the LOC138885637 gene encoding uncharacterized mitochondrial protein AtMg00860-like, which translates into the protein MEDLRKFFNRLRRYNLKLNPVKCVFGVPAGKLLGFIISRRGIELDPSKLKAIQGLPPPKNKKDVMSLLGRLNYISRFIAQSTVVCEPIFKMLKKDAATKWTDVCQRAFDRIKEYLSTSPVLVLPEPGEDIAEYYDGWRMFFDGAANFKGVGIGAVLVLETGHHYPMSIKLRYLCTNNMAEYETCILGLNMAIDMNIQ